A stretch of Cucumis sativus cultivar 9930 chromosome 2, Cucumber_9930_V3, whole genome shotgun sequence DNA encodes these proteins:
- the LOC101202757 gene encoding uncharacterized protein LOC101202757: protein MGIQKPAWLEALYNQKFFVGCSFHETSKKNEKNICCLDCCISICPHCLSSHRFHRLLQVRRYVYHDVVRLEDLQKLIDCSNVQPYTINSAKVVFIKKRPQNRQFKGSGNFCTSCDRSLQEPYVHCSLGCKVDFVLKHKRDLTSYLRPCNSLPLSMDFLVPQDVGDDEMTNETPRSTIVDYDEPMSSSSGSENMSIAQPPIVRKKRSGLCLCGRSSRKIISSEDIATSMSISRRKGIPHRSPLC, encoded by the exons ATg GGAATTCAAAAGCCTGCATGGTTAGAAGCACTTTACAACCAAAAGTTCTTTGTGGGATGTTCATTTCACGAGACTTCAAAGAAGAATGAGAAGAACATTTGTTGTTTGGATTGTTGCATTAGTATTTGCCCTCATTGTTTGTCGTCTCACCGATTCCATCGCCTTCTTCAAGTTCGTCGATACGTTTATCATGACGTTGTTCGACTCGAAGATCTTCAAAAACTTATAGATTGTTCAAATGTTCAG CCTTATACCATAAATAGTGCCAAAGTGGTGTTCATCAAGAAGAGACCTCAAAATAGACAATTTAAAGGGTCTGGAAATTTTTGCACTTCATGTGATAGAAGTCTTCAAGAACCTTATGTTCATTGTTCTCTCGGATGCAAg GTGGATTTTGTGTTGAAGCATAAGAGAGATTTAACTTCTTATCTTAGACCATGCAATTCTCTCCCACTTAGTATGGATTTTTTAGTTCCACAAGATGTAGGCGACGACGAGATGACAAACGAGACGCCTCGTTCGACAATCGTGGACTATGATGAGCCGATGAGCTCGTCTTCCGGTTCCGAGAACATGAGCATAGCTCAACCACCAATTGTTCGTAAGAAAAGAAGTGGTCTTTGTTTATGTGGAAGATCATCTAGAAAGATAATATCTAGTGAAGACATAGCAACAAGTATGAGCATAAGTAGAAGAAAAGGCATCCCTCATAGATCTCCCTTGTGTTAA